The following coding sequences lie in one Arthrobacter sp. SLBN-122 genomic window:
- a CDS encoding 2'-5' RNA ligase family protein yields MAGSEEISVGVILGFPAEIAGELQRWRASFGDPLADVVPAHITLVTTTPTQDWEATRRHVREVARCQSPFMVTISGTGTFRPVSPVVFINVEDGFDECVDLHRKLQQGPLHRELPFAYHPHVTIAHDVAPESLDEAETVLKNYRATFPVVSMGLYEHDADGIWQLREELDFGTETDNHARARFTDAAADSATEDG; encoded by the coding sequence ATGGCGGGCAGCGAAGAAATCAGCGTTGGCGTCATCCTTGGCTTTCCAGCCGAAATCGCCGGGGAACTGCAGCGCTGGCGGGCATCCTTTGGCGACCCCCTGGCAGACGTTGTACCGGCGCACATCACTCTGGTCACCACCACCCCCACCCAGGACTGGGAAGCAACCCGCCGCCACGTCCGTGAAGTTGCCCGCTGCCAGAGTCCCTTTATGGTGACCATCTCCGGGACCGGAACCTTCCGGCCCGTCTCTCCGGTGGTCTTCATTAACGTGGAGGACGGGTTCGATGAGTGCGTGGACCTGCACCGCAAGCTCCAGCAGGGCCCGCTCCACCGCGAACTGCCCTTTGCCTACCACCCGCACGTCACCATCGCCCATGACGTCGCCCCGGAAAGCCTTGATGAGGCCGAAACGGTGCTGAAGAACTACAGAGCGACCTTCCCCGTGGTTAGCATGGGACTCTATGAGCATGATGCCGACGGCATCTGGCAGCTACGGGAAGAGCTGGACTTTGGGACCGAAACTGACAACCACGCCCGCGCCCGCTTCACGGACGCTGCCGCGGACTCCGCAACCGAAGACGGCTGA
- a CDS encoding YihY/virulence factor BrkB family protein — MATIQWLQAKLNTLRPMRAFQHYNLQHGPLLSAGIGFRMFFSITGLLTTGFSVAGLVLRSQPALLDTIITTVAQSAPGLLKVGNGEGLVDPKDLLNPDGLGWTAVIAGVVTVITSLGWINGIRDGLRGVLQMPPLVVNPILMKLRDAGTLLLLGVALVISAGASLVFGTLAGWVADFLNLTDAVAGPLTTSVKIGVPLVLNWATALIMFRLAAGLKLSRRALIEGTVLSAVGTTVLQIFSTELLGGASRNPILAPFAIIIGLLIWFNLVSQVYLVSAGWAAVREADLESDTGPRKTILGARRTTPQT; from the coding sequence ATGGCAACGATCCAGTGGCTGCAGGCCAAGCTCAACACCCTGCGTCCCATGCGGGCGTTCCAGCACTACAACCTCCAGCACGGTCCCTTGCTGAGCGCCGGCATTGGGTTCCGGATGTTCTTCTCCATCACAGGCCTCCTGACTACCGGCTTCTCGGTTGCCGGGCTTGTCCTCAGGAGCCAGCCGGCCCTGCTGGACACCATTATTACCACGGTGGCGCAAAGTGCCCCGGGGCTCCTCAAGGTAGGTAACGGGGAAGGACTGGTGGACCCGAAAGACCTCCTGAACCCGGACGGCCTCGGCTGGACCGCGGTGATTGCTGGCGTGGTCACCGTCATCACGTCGCTGGGCTGGATCAACGGCATCAGGGACGGCCTGCGCGGCGTGCTGCAGATGCCTCCGCTCGTGGTTAATCCCATCCTGATGAAGCTGCGCGACGCCGGAACCCTCCTGCTGCTGGGCGTGGCCCTGGTAATCAGCGCCGGAGCTTCACTGGTGTTCGGGACGCTTGCCGGGTGGGTAGCGGACTTCCTGAACCTCACCGATGCCGTAGCCGGCCCCCTGACGACATCGGTCAAAATAGGTGTTCCGCTGGTTCTGAACTGGGCTACGGCGCTGATCATGTTCCGGCTGGCCGCCGGGCTCAAGCTGTCCCGCCGGGCCCTGATCGAAGGCACTGTCCTGTCCGCCGTGGGCACCACCGTCCTGCAGATCTTCAGCACCGAACTCCTTGGCGGTGCCAGCCGCAACCCCATCCTGGCGCCGTTTGCCATCATCATCGGCCTGCTTATCTGGTTCAACCTGGTCAGCCAGGTCTACCTTGTCTCTGCGGGTTGGGCAGCCGTCCGCGAGGCGGACCTGGAATCGGACACCGGCCCCCGCAAGACCATCCTCGGAGCCCGGCGGACCACACCGCAGACCTGA
- a CDS encoding ABC transporter substrate-binding protein: MTRQGIRGIRKSIAVLSAAALLASTAACSSPSSNKAEDGPVEIRFSWWGNAGRADLTNKAIAEFEAANPNVKVKPEYGDISGYFDKLATQMAANDAPDVITMGGAYPAEYANRGALLDLSKVEGSLDLSRIDQGARENGQIKGKQYGVSTGANALAIVVNPAVFAAAGVPLPDDSNWSWDDFARIASEITTKSPKGTYGTATVLTHDSLDAFARQRGESLYTQDGQLGLGKQTVQDYFDYSLKLSDSGAAPSASETVEKLNVSTEQTLMGMGKAGMMLTWSNSLTALSKASGADLRLLKLPGEKPTPGIWLQSSQFYTISARSKHTDAAAKLVNFLVNNQAAAKIIQSDRGIPGNTEMRAAIQDLLTPQGKVEAEYIDQIGKMDFAPTYIGPTGSTAVSEITARINTDVLFKRLTPEKAAEQWISESKAAIGK; the protein is encoded by the coding sequence ATGACGCGTCAAGGTATCCGAGGCATTCGTAAATCCATCGCTGTCCTATCGGCCGCGGCCCTGCTGGCCAGCACCGCCGCCTGCTCGAGTCCCTCCTCCAATAAGGCCGAGGACGGGCCGGTTGAAATCCGTTTTTCCTGGTGGGGCAACGCGGGCCGCGCGGACCTGACCAACAAGGCGATCGCGGAATTCGAAGCGGCGAACCCCAACGTTAAGGTTAAACCGGAATACGGCGATATCAGCGGCTACTTCGATAAGCTCGCCACCCAGATGGCCGCCAACGATGCTCCGGACGTCATCACCATGGGCGGCGCCTATCCAGCCGAGTATGCCAACCGCGGGGCCTTGCTGGACCTGTCGAAGGTGGAGGGTTCGCTCGACCTGTCCAGGATTGACCAAGGGGCGCGGGAGAACGGGCAGATCAAGGGCAAACAGTACGGCGTCTCCACCGGAGCCAACGCGCTGGCCATAGTGGTCAATCCGGCCGTCTTCGCTGCAGCCGGCGTTCCCCTTCCGGATGACAGCAACTGGAGCTGGGACGACTTTGCCAGGATCGCAAGTGAGATCACCACCAAGAGCCCGAAGGGCACGTATGGAACGGCGACCGTCCTCACCCATGACTCCCTGGACGCCTTTGCCCGCCAGCGCGGGGAATCCCTCTACACGCAGGACGGCCAACTGGGATTGGGCAAGCAGACGGTACAGGACTACTTTGATTACTCGCTGAAGTTAAGTGATTCGGGTGCAGCTCCGAGTGCCTCGGAAACGGTGGAGAAGCTCAACGTCAGCACGGAGCAGACACTTATGGGCATGGGGAAGGCCGGGATGATGCTCACGTGGAGCAATTCACTGACCGCCCTCAGCAAGGCCTCGGGCGCGGACCTGAGGCTGCTCAAGCTTCCCGGCGAAAAGCCCACCCCGGGAATCTGGCTTCAGTCCTCGCAGTTCTACACCATCTCCGCGCGCAGCAAGCACACCGACGCCGCCGCAAAGCTGGTGAACTTCCTGGTCAACAACCAGGCCGCGGCCAAGATCATCCAGAGCGACAGGGGCATTCCCGGTAACACTGAAATGCGGGCAGCCATTCAGGACCTGCTCACACCCCAGGGCAAGGTGGAAGCGGAATACATCGACCAGATCGGCAAGATGGACTTCGCCCCCACGTACATTGGTCCCACCGGATCAACCGCTGTTTCGGAGATCACTGCGCGGATCAATACCGACGTCTTGTTCAAGCGGCTCACACCCGAGAAGGCGGCGGAGCAATGGATCAGCGAGAGCAAAGCGGCCATCGGCAAGTAG